A part of Paenibacillus sp. 481 genomic DNA contains:
- a CDS encoding PHP domain-containing protein: protein MSIEPHCGAVTTGGADLHSHTTASDGTMKPIENVRLAKKAGLEALAITDHDTVAGLSEALLEAERLGITLVPGVEISTVEQGVDIHVLGYWLDVHHELLLKRLGELRATRDQRNELMTAKLTELGIPLTMAEVVAELGRPLAEGETVGRPHMADALVRRGVVKNMKEAFDKYLGAGGAAYVSPPRIRPHDAVAWIHEAGGAAVLAHPGLYGDDELVERIITETRLDGVEVWHSDHSPEDALRYAGLAERFGLLCTAGSDFHGARQGEVFHGAIGGRRVGMNTVEQLRVTAVGYATEG, encoded by the coding sequence ATGAGCATTGAACCGCACTGCGGGGCAGTAACAACAGGGGGAGCGGACTTGCACTCCCACACGACAGCTTCAGACGGCACAATGAAGCCGATTGAAAATGTAAGACTCGCCAAGAAAGCGGGCTTAGAGGCGTTAGCCATTACCGATCATGACACGGTCGCAGGTCTTTCTGAAGCGTTGCTGGAAGCCGAACGTCTAGGGATAACACTTGTACCAGGGGTTGAAATTAGTACGGTTGAGCAAGGCGTTGATATTCATGTACTTGGTTACTGGCTGGATGTTCATCATGAGCTGTTGCTGAAAAGGCTGGGCGAGCTGCGTGCCACAAGAGATCAGCGTAACGAGCTGATGACGGCGAAGCTCACGGAGCTGGGCATTCCGCTCACGATGGCAGAGGTCGTTGCGGAGTTGGGCCGACCTTTGGCCGAAGGTGAAACGGTAGGGCGCCCTCATATGGCGGATGCGTTAGTACGGAGAGGCGTTGTAAAGAACATGAAAGAGGCATTTGACAAATATCTGGGTGCTGGCGGCGCAGCTTACGTCAGTCCGCCGCGTATTCGTCCTCATGATGCAGTCGCATGGATTCATGAGGCTGGCGGTGCTGCGGTGTTGGCGCATCCAGGGTTGTATGGCGATGATGAGCTGGTAGAGCGAATCATAACGGAGACTAGGCTGGACGGTGTCGAAGTGTGGCATTCCGACCATAGTCCCGAGGACGCGCTCCGCTATGCTGGGTTGGCGGAGCGGTTCGGTCTTCTATGCACGGCAGGCTCTGATTTTCATGGCGCACGGCAGGGAGAAGTGTTTCACGGCGCCATTGGAGGCCGCCGTGTAGGCATGAATACGGTGGAACAGCTGCGTGTAACCGCAGTAGGTTATGCTACTGAGGGGTAG
- a CDS encoding selenium metabolism-associated LysR family transcriptional regulator: protein MALNIHQLHIFYAVAMKGSFSAAAQALHMTQPAVTMQIQSLEEYFGTKLLHRSTKKLQLSEAGQMLIPYAERCLALIRETEQAMSNYAVDLRGKLQLAASLTIGEYVLPQLLGSFGTQFPDLTLSLKVMNTSQIVEGIRANQLHLGLVEAPITDPDMVIEPVMEDELLVVVPSHHPLADREEVDLHEVLMYRFVLREQGSGTRQVMEEALSKKGVPSSSLQVVMELGSTGAVKSAVEAGIGITMLSPSSVRHELTLGLVHTLRIRDVQFTRKFYAVHGRASVLALPAATFLTFLRNQERMN, encoded by the coding sequence ATGGCACTGAACATTCATCAATTGCACATTTTTTATGCTGTAGCGATGAAAGGAAGCTTCTCGGCAGCGGCACAGGCGCTGCATATGACACAACCTGCGGTGACGATGCAGATTCAGTCGTTGGAAGAATATTTTGGCACGAAGTTGTTGCATCGCTCTACGAAAAAGCTGCAATTATCTGAAGCTGGGCAGATGTTAATCCCTTATGCTGAACGGTGCTTGGCCCTTATTCGTGAGACAGAGCAAGCGATGTCTAATTATGCAGTTGATCTGCGTGGGAAGTTGCAGCTAGCTGCCAGCTTAACGATCGGAGAATATGTGTTGCCGCAATTGCTGGGCTCGTTTGGGACGCAGTTTCCTGATTTGACGTTAAGCTTAAAAGTAATGAACACGTCGCAAATCGTGGAAGGGATACGAGCGAATCAACTTCATCTTGGACTTGTAGAGGCTCCTATTACAGACCCAGATATGGTCATTGAGCCTGTAATGGAGGATGAATTGCTCGTTGTTGTCCCAAGCCATCATCCGCTTGCTGACCGGGAAGAAGTAGACTTACACGAAGTGCTGATGTATCGGTTTGTATTAAGAGAGCAAGGTTCGGGAACAAGACAAGTGATGGAAGAGGCGCTAAGCAAAAAGGGAGTGCCCAGTTCCTCGCTGCAAGTGGTGATGGAGCTAGGAAGCACAGGAGCGGTCAAATCGGCCGTAGAAGCGGGCATTGGAATTACAATGCTTTCGCCATCTTCGGTCCGCCATGAGCTGACATTAGGGCTTGTACATACGCTGCGTATTCGTGATGTGCAGTTTACGCGTAAGTTTTATGCTGTTCATGGGCGAGCGAGTGTGCTTGCACTGCCAGCAGCTACATTTTTAACCTTTTTACGAAACCAAGAAAGGATGAACTAA
- a CDS encoding YlbG family protein: MFPERTGFIIWVSDVKAARNLDKYGSLHYISRKMHYAVLYVNAERAEEVQKNIKRLPYVKKIERSLRNEIKTEYSNEIQDKTRFYGM, from the coding sequence ATGTTTCCAGAACGTACAGGGTTTATCATTTGGGTCAGTGATGTGAAGGCAGCACGTAACTTGGATAAATATGGAAGTCTCCATTACATTTCAAGAAAGATGCATTATGCTGTCCTTTACGTAAATGCGGAACGCGCCGAAGAAGTACAGAAAAACATCAAACGTCTTCCATATGTGAAAAAAATTGAGCGTTCTTTGCGTAACGAGATCAAAACAGAGTATAGCAACGAAATTCAGGATAAGACCCGCTTTTACGGTATGTAA
- a CDS encoding YlbF family regulator encodes MAVLLTNAYELGDMINQSVEVAEFLYWKQRVEMNNDVQRLVNEFARKKELFEETERFGHYHPDYHAAKDAVINIQQQLDAIEEVSQYKQAESALDTLLQQLSETIAYAVSDTIKVPSNDAEPKGGCSTGGCSGGCGSC; translated from the coding sequence ATGGCCGTATTGCTTACGAACGCTTACGAATTGGGTGACATGATTAACCAGTCGGTCGAAGTGGCTGAATTTTTATACTGGAAGCAACGTGTGGAGATGAACAATGATGTTCAGCGACTCGTTAATGAGTTCGCCCGCAAGAAAGAACTGTTCGAAGAAACGGAAAGGTTCGGCCATTATCATCCGGACTACCATGCGGCGAAGGATGCAGTGATAAATATTCAACAGCAGCTCGATGCCATCGAGGAAGTAAGTCAATATAAACAAGCAGAGAGCGCGTTAGACACGCTGCTGCAACAGTTGTCAGAGACCATTGCTTATGCAGTGTCCGACACAATAAAAGTACCAAGCAATGATGCAGAGCCAAAAGGCGGATGCAGTACGGGTGGATGTAGCGGAGGCTGCGGAAGCTGTTAA
- a CDS encoding helicase-associated domain-containing protein: MNTLQLWKRTNEGQLHQAGANWYTFAQQPAHILHTYESLSQPVQAALDVMLKQVGPIPFSEDSVQRWHGAASSGAELDLALIPLQRAGLVAAVRKTWGERLYFIPTDIYAVLLCQSLQGAEDTSQLDVPLLEEYLLQPVEDGTMQVEAPSSGAVGDIFRLLVYVAKEGLPITAKGTLHKKAITRLQATLSLHEQPLAKLGVQYPYADSLPLKVAVTLDLALRFGILQKETSRYVLNTDAVLHWFRQPITAWLRHIAEIAGEHYAPAEPEVRHVIYGLMAFGGVDRYIREHEVYTALTGAGWVQRMHTDMLQAQLRAWLSTFHALGLCDLGMDQHGWAYRWLLPSLVPDQEADFVDDQADEQADDSDELAGAGFFVQPDYEIMLLPDTPMGIRWEMEAIAEPVVSDKLDIYRLTKAAYAAAVEHGRDKDYIVAFLEEHALSGIPDNVRDALDLWSQQYGRVRFAEVVLLRCTDPDAARSIREQMLDSAATSWLQPIGEQDFIVERLYVADVRRWLERIGLEAVARCEGGADASDPILMPQFRNILEQHEASQNSGTSSNDQHSVVQTEDTTKSLAAKGMVYSTTSLQYYEIDTDIPRVEERFAPFHDLPSMWTKTLRSYHLSTQKEIVESAIRLRTSLEVEVNDKRSIILPTAILPDRNGGWSVEAFVAHKPNKADDAQDEVIQANLNPDEWHGLRLIVPELVLYERD; the protein is encoded by the coding sequence ATGAACACACTACAGCTTTGGAAGCGGACGAATGAAGGGCAATTACACCAAGCAGGAGCCAATTGGTATACATTTGCACAACAGCCAGCACACATTTTACATACATACGAGTCACTGTCACAGCCCGTGCAAGCGGCGCTGGATGTGATGTTAAAGCAAGTAGGACCTATCCCTTTTAGTGAGGACAGTGTACAGCGCTGGCACGGTGCAGCGTCAAGTGGCGCCGAGTTGGATCTGGCATTAATTCCGCTTCAACGTGCAGGGCTTGTCGCGGCAGTTCGTAAAACGTGGGGAGAGCGTCTTTATTTTATCCCGACCGATATTTACGCTGTACTACTGTGTCAATCGTTGCAAGGGGCGGAGGACACCAGTCAGCTTGACGTGCCCCTACTGGAAGAATATCTTCTCCAACCTGTAGAAGATGGAACTATGCAAGTAGAAGCGCCGTCAAGTGGCGCGGTTGGGGATATCTTTCGTTTGCTCGTCTATGTTGCCAAAGAAGGATTGCCTATTACAGCAAAAGGCACGCTCCACAAAAAGGCGATTACGCGTTTACAAGCGACACTTTCCTTACACGAGCAGCCGCTGGCTAAACTAGGCGTGCAATACCCATATGCAGACTCGCTGCCTTTAAAAGTAGCTGTCACCTTAGATTTGGCTTTACGCTTTGGCATCTTGCAAAAGGAGACTAGCCGTTACGTGTTAAACACGGACGCGGTGCTCCACTGGTTCCGCCAACCGATAACGGCTTGGCTGCGCCATATTGCAGAAATCGCAGGCGAGCATTATGCGCCGGCTGAGCCCGAAGTACGCCATGTCATCTATGGTTTGATGGCATTTGGAGGCGTCGATCGTTATATTCGTGAGCATGAGGTGTACACCGCGTTGACTGGCGCAGGCTGGGTACAACGTATGCACACAGATATGTTGCAGGCGCAGCTACGGGCATGGCTAAGTACTTTCCATGCGCTAGGCCTGTGCGATCTGGGCATGGATCAGCACGGTTGGGCGTACCGCTGGTTGTTGCCAAGCCTAGTGCCGGATCAGGAAGCTGACTTTGTGGACGATCAGGCGGACGAGCAGGCAGACGATAGTGACGAGCTAGCAGGGGCTGGTTTTTTTGTACAGCCTGATTACGAAATTATGCTGCTACCTGATACGCCAATGGGTATACGTTGGGAAATGGAAGCTATTGCTGAACCTGTCGTGTCTGACAAGTTGGACATTTATCGTCTGACTAAAGCTGCATATGCCGCGGCTGTGGAACATGGGCGGGATAAGGATTATATTGTCGCCTTTTTGGAAGAGCATGCGCTGTCTGGCATTCCTGACAACGTGCGCGATGCCTTGGACCTGTGGAGCCAGCAATATGGCAGAGTACGCTTTGCCGAAGTTGTGTTGCTGCGCTGCACCGATCCGGATGCAGCCCGTAGCATCCGCGAACAAATGCTAGACAGTGCCGCAACTAGCTGGTTACAGCCAATAGGTGAACAAGACTTTATCGTGGAGCGCCTGTACGTTGCTGACGTACGTCGTTGGCTAGAGCGAATTGGATTGGAGGCTGTGGCACGTTGCGAGGGCGGAGCTGATGCGAGCGACCCCATATTGATGCCTCAATTTAGGAACATTTTAGAACAACATGAGGCTAGCCAAAATAGCGGTACAAGCAGTAACGATCAGCATTCTGTAGTGCAAACAGAGGATACGACAAAGTCTTTAGCCGCTAAAGGAATGGTTTACAGTACTACCTCATTGCAGTATTATGAAATTGACACAGATATCCCTCGTGTCGAAGAGCGATTTGCGCCGTTTCACGACTTGCCAAGCATGTGGACAAAGACGCTTCGATCCTATCACTTGTCAACTCAGAAGGAAATCGTCGAATCGGCAATACGTTTGCGCACATCGCTTGAAGTTGAAGTTAACGACAAGCGCAGCATCATTTTGCCCACTGCTATTTTACCTGATCGAAATGGCGGCTGGAGTGTGGAAGCTTTTGTGGCTCATAAGCCTAACAAAGCTGATGATGCCCAAGACGAAGTTATACAAGCTAATTTGAATCCCGACGAGTGGCATGGATTGAGATTGATCGTGCCAGAGCTGGTGTTGTACGAGCGCGATTAG
- a CDS encoding DNA repair helicase XPB, translating to MNKAKLAQQQNQQEKQGLQELQGQQNQRNQSDQSAVFKKGNPSNKAAKPTKQVNRSSFTLIVQQDLSIVVHEQSAAYSTIRPQLQRFSTLAKSPAGLHTFRMTPLTLWNAAASGMAAAEVIAVLDEHASWPVPTRAKQEISMWMSRYGLFVLHGDEDEQLLRLQASDVNALERLLTDRDVGTLFSGKPNNGSVHIQAKHRGRLKRALAHAGYPVIDKVGYHDGQALTFVLDYGQQAGDAASESSPTFHMRDYQEAAVQAFIGSDERAGGDGVIVLPCGAGKTIVGIGAMAGLQSETLILTSNTTSVKQWKQEIIKRTSLSEQQVGEYTGQSKTVRPVTISTYQMMTHRKTTDSELEHMRLFHERDWGLIVYDEVHLLPAPVFRTTADLQATRRLGLTATLVREDGCERDVFSLIGPKRYELPWRQLEEAGWIAAVECIEMRVAMSEERMLQYMQAGEREKARLAGENERKLEAVQRMLDRHEDVPTLIIGSYINQLKYIATALQAPLLTGQTPQEERQQLYAAFKRGDVRVLVVSKVANFAVDLPDATLAVQVSGSFGSRQEEAQRLGRLLRPKEDGRKAYFYTLVSEDTKERDYAMKRQLFLIEQGYSYTIERE from the coding sequence ATGAATAAAGCGAAGCTAGCGCAACAGCAGAATCAACAGGAAAAACAGGGACTACAGGAACTACAGGGACAACAGAATCAACGGAATCAAAGTGATCAATCCGCTGTATTTAAAAAGGGTAATCCATCAAATAAAGCAGCTAAACCAACTAAACAAGTTAACCGGAGCTCGTTCACATTAATCGTACAACAGGACTTATCCATAGTCGTGCACGAGCAAAGCGCTGCTTATTCGACGATTCGACCTCAATTGCAGCGTTTTTCAACGCTTGCGAAAAGTCCTGCTGGGCTGCACACGTTCCGCATGACACCGCTTACGCTTTGGAATGCGGCGGCAAGCGGCATGGCCGCCGCGGAAGTGATAGCTGTATTAGATGAGCACGCATCATGGCCCGTTCCAACACGAGCAAAACAAGAAATTTCGATGTGGATGTCTCGTTACGGGTTGTTTGTGCTGCACGGAGATGAAGATGAACAGCTGCTGCGGTTGCAAGCAAGCGATGTTAACGCCTTAGAGCGTTTGCTGACGGATCGGGATGTCGGCACTTTGTTTAGCGGCAAACCGAACAATGGCAGCGTACATATACAGGCGAAGCATCGCGGCCGTTTAAAGCGTGCACTAGCACACGCTGGATATCCTGTCATCGATAAGGTCGGTTATCATGACGGACAAGCGTTAACGTTTGTGCTTGATTATGGACAGCAAGCTGGTGATGCAGCTTCGGAATCGAGCCCTACGTTCCATATGCGTGACTATCAAGAGGCCGCTGTACAAGCATTTATCGGAAGTGATGAACGCGCTGGCGGTGATGGGGTTATCGTGCTTCCTTGTGGTGCTGGCAAAACGATCGTCGGTATTGGCGCAATGGCAGGTTTGCAGAGCGAAACGCTTATTTTGACCTCAAATACGACTTCGGTGAAGCAGTGGAAGCAAGAAATTATAAAGCGCACTTCTTTGTCTGAGCAGCAAGTTGGCGAATATACAGGTCAATCGAAGACGGTTCGTCCGGTGACGATTTCAACTTATCAAATGATGACGCATCGCAAAACGACCGACAGCGAGCTTGAGCATATGCGCCTGTTTCATGAGCGGGATTGGGGCTTGATCGTTTATGATGAGGTCCATTTACTCCCAGCGCCCGTCTTTCGGACCACAGCAGATTTACAAGCGACGCGCCGTTTAGGGTTAACTGCCACACTCGTGCGAGAGGATGGGTGTGAGCGCGACGTATTTTCACTAATTGGTCCTAAACGGTATGAATTGCCTTGGCGACAGCTAGAAGAAGCTGGCTGGATCGCTGCGGTTGAGTGTATCGAAATGCGGGTGGCGATGTCTGAGGAACGGATGTTGCAATACATGCAGGCGGGTGAGCGCGAGAAAGCGCGGCTAGCTGGTGAAAATGAACGTAAGCTAGAAGCGGTCCAGCGAATGCTAGACCGGCACGAAGACGTACCGACGCTCATAATCGGTTCGTATATTAATCAGCTGAAGTACATCGCTACTGCCTTGCAGGCGCCCTTACTCACTGGCCAAACACCGCAAGAAGAGCGGCAGCAGCTGTATGCAGCCTTTAAACGGGGAGATGTTCGAGTTCTAGTCGTCTCCAAGGTCGCTAATTTTGCGGTAGATTTACCTGATGCTACGTTAGCTGTTCAAGTGTCTGGCAGCTTTGGATCAAGGCAGGAGGAAGCACAGCGCTTAGGTAGGCTGCTGCGGCCTAAGGAGGACGGAAGAAAGGCTTATTTTTATACGTTAGTTAGTGAAGATACGAAGGAGCGAGACTACGCCATGAAGCGACAGCTGTTTCTTATTGAGCAGGGCTACAGTTACACCATTGAGCGAGAGTAA
- a CDS encoding CBS domain-containing protein has product MANVKDVMTTSCATLTVLDNVFEAAVLMKQYDTGFIPVVDGERLIGVVTDRDLVVRGIAEKHPGSEQITHVMTHDVITIDPDLSVDEAAQLMAEKQVRRLPVAKNGKLIGIVSLGDLAVRSPFVNEAGDALSEISESPYTH; this is encoded by the coding sequence ATGGCTAATGTAAAAGATGTCATGACAACCTCGTGCGCAACTTTAACTGTACTTGATAATGTATTTGAAGCTGCTGTACTTATGAAGCAATATGATACGGGGTTTATACCGGTGGTGGATGGTGAGCGGCTTATCGGTGTTGTGACTGACCGCGATCTTGTCGTTCGAGGCATAGCCGAAAAGCATCCTGGTTCTGAACAGATTACACATGTGATGACACATGATGTCATTACGATCGACCCCGATCTTTCGGTGGACGAGGCAGCACAGTTGATGGCAGAGAAGCAAGTGCGTCGGCTCCCTGTTGCAAAAAATGGCAAGCTGATCGGTATTGTTTCGTTAGGAGATTTAGCCGTACGTAGTCCGTTTGTGAACGAAGCAGGGGATGCGTTAAGCGAAATTTCGGAGTCGCCTTACACGCATTAA
- a CDS encoding M20 metallopeptidase family protein translates to MAQWVKDALQEQFTETVAWRRHLHMNPERSYEEQRTAQFVADKLEAAGWDVTRNVGGHGVIGKLSNGNGPVVALRADMDALSIQDEKTCEYRSTVPGVMHACGHDGHTATLLTVAQVLAAHQEQWAGEIRLLFQPAEEVSPGGAQAMIRDGAIEGVDAIYGVHLWTPIQAGHIAVRAGAMMASVDDFFIQIHGKGGHGGMPHACIDAVIVGAAFVQQLQTIVSRNVSPLKPAVVSVGALQAGTTQNVIADKAIIRGTVRSFDAETRTLLRSRIESVLEHTCAMYEATYEIEYRIGYPTLVNDAVEAARCVQVASAAIGSDHVQEAEMIMPAEDFAYYLERVPGCFVFVGAGNEEDAKYPHHHPKFDFVESAMITAAELLIGLALDRLHESDC, encoded by the coding sequence ATGGCACAATGGGTGAAAGATGCGTTGCAGGAACAATTTACGGAGACAGTGGCGTGGCGCCGACATCTACATATGAATCCTGAGCGTTCTTATGAAGAGCAGCGTACGGCGCAATTCGTTGCCGATAAGCTAGAGGCAGCAGGCTGGGACGTGACAAGAAATGTAGGCGGGCACGGTGTTATTGGCAAATTGTCTAATGGCAACGGACCTGTCGTCGCGCTGCGCGCAGATATGGATGCGCTGTCAATTCAAGACGAGAAGACGTGTGAATATCGTTCTACGGTGCCTGGAGTGATGCACGCGTGTGGTCATGATGGTCATACGGCGACGTTGCTAACTGTCGCACAAGTATTAGCTGCCCATCAGGAACAATGGGCAGGAGAAATTAGGCTGTTGTTCCAGCCAGCAGAAGAAGTAAGCCCTGGTGGAGCTCAAGCGATGATTCGTGACGGGGCTATTGAAGGTGTTGACGCGATTTACGGTGTACACTTATGGACGCCGATCCAAGCAGGTCATATCGCTGTTCGCGCTGGAGCGATGATGGCGTCAGTGGACGATTTCTTTATTCAAATCCACGGTAAAGGCGGGCACGGGGGAATGCCTCATGCGTGTATTGACGCGGTCATCGTCGGGGCGGCATTCGTTCAGCAATTGCAAACGATCGTCAGCCGCAATGTGTCGCCGCTAAAGCCTGCGGTCGTGTCGGTCGGAGCTTTGCAGGCAGGTACGACCCAAAATGTGATTGCAGACAAAGCGATCATAAGAGGGACGGTGCGTTCATTTGATGCAGAGACACGGACGTTGCTGCGGAGCCGAATCGAAAGCGTGCTAGAGCACACATGTGCAATGTATGAGGCGACTTATGAAATCGAGTACCGCATCGGTTACCCTACATTAGTTAATGATGCTGTTGAGGCGGCGAGATGTGTACAGGTTGCTAGTGCAGCGATCGGCAGCGATCACGTGCAAGAGGCGGAAATGATTATGCCTGCGGAAGATTTTGCTTATTATTTGGAGCGTGTACCTGGCTGCTTTGTTTTCGTTGGCGCTGGCAATGAGGAGGATGCGAAATATCCGCATCACCATCCGAAATTTGATTTTGTTGAATCTGCGATGATAACGGCAGCAGAGTTGCTTATAGGGCTAGCACTTGATCGATTGCATGAAAGTGATTGTTAA
- a CDS encoding YugN family protein — protein MIIENSGLVGLESDLAHLDEVAEAIGFVRWQWEYYRATYDLKFEDKQNNEEYFLRINTRVREGKLEKPDTILAIEAVYMGRATFPHGLDYETPIPQSFLNSANQKLQELKKALSE, from the coding sequence ATGATTATCGAAAACTCCGGCTTAGTCGGACTTGAATCCGATTTGGCCCATCTCGACGAAGTAGCAGAAGCGATCGGATTTGTTCGCTGGCAATGGGAATATTACCGTGCTACATATGATCTCAAATTTGAAGACAAACAAAATAATGAGGAATATTTTTTGCGCATCAACACTCGTGTCAGAGAAGGCAAGCTAGAGAAGCCTGATACGATTCTTGCAATCGAGGCCGTATATATGGGTCGCGCAACGTTCCCACACGGTTTGGATTATGAGACACCAATTCCGCAATCTTTCTTGAACAGTGCTAATCAGAAGTTGCAAGAATTAAAGAAAGCTTTAAGCGAGTAG
- the ftsW gene encoding putative lipid II flippase FtsW, with protein MKREKPSPSVNKGTPDFLLLVLTLLLTGFGVVMVFSASSSLTAVSEKFNYDALYFMKRQLMWAGIGFVALLLAMNIRYTAYKKLYIPLFIVTLLLLVLVLFRGPINGARSWFMIGSLGIQPAELAKIAIVLYLSALITKKGEKFRDFKKGLFPVMIIVGFVVGLIMLQPDFGSAMILTMCAGIIVIAGGANLKHILNCMLVGIIGVLVVLGLRMLILPGDLSDGYQFARIQSWLDPMHDPSNTSYNLVESLKAIAHGGWTGAGFGQSIQKLFYLPYPYTDFIFAIIAEELGLIWTTLFLLIYLAFIWRGLIIALRCPDIYGTLVGVGIVGIIAVQAFINIGGVTRTIPITGVTLPLISYGGSSLLITMGSIGILLSISREYNRVHTTKEKVVSRKTVNSKKDYRPIRPV; from the coding sequence ATGAAACGAGAGAAACCTTCCCCTTCTGTCAACAAAGGCACACCGGATTTCTTGCTGCTAGTGCTCACGTTGCTTCTTACGGGATTCGGTGTCGTCATGGTGTTCAGTGCGAGTTCCAGTCTAACTGCCGTTTCTGAAAAATTCAACTATGATGCACTCTACTTTATGAAGAGACAGTTAATGTGGGCTGGAATTGGATTTGTTGCCCTTTTATTGGCAATGAACATTCGATACACTGCGTATAAGAAATTGTATATTCCGTTATTTATCGTTACATTACTACTGCTTGTGCTTGTATTGTTTAGAGGACCCATTAATGGTGCACGCAGTTGGTTCATGATTGGCTCATTAGGTATTCAGCCAGCAGAATTAGCCAAGATTGCAATCGTGCTCTACTTGTCTGCCTTAATTACTAAGAAGGGCGAGAAGTTCCGCGATTTCAAAAAAGGACTCTTTCCGGTCATGATTATCGTCGGTTTCGTTGTCGGGCTCATTATGTTGCAGCCTGATTTTGGTTCCGCCATGATCTTGACCATGTGTGCAGGCATAATCGTTATCGCTGGCGGGGCCAACTTAAAGCACATCTTGAACTGCATGCTTGTCGGCATTATCGGGGTGCTCGTTGTGCTTGGCTTGAGAATGTTAATCCTTCCAGGAGACCTTTCAGACGGCTACCAATTTGCACGTATTCAATCTTGGTTGGACCCGATGCATGATCCGAGCAATACGAGCTACAATCTAGTAGAATCATTAAAAGCAATCGCGCATGGCGGCTGGACAGGCGCAGGCTTCGGTCAAAGTATCCAAAAGCTGTTCTACTTGCCGTATCCTTACACCGACTTTATATTCGCTATTATCGCTGAAGAGCTTGGCCTTATTTGGACAACGCTGTTTTTGCTTATTTATTTAGCATTTATATGGCGCGGACTTATTATCGCACTACGCTGCCCTGACATTTACGGCACGCTAGTCGGTGTCGGTATCGTTGGCATCATCGCGGTACAAGCTTTTATTAACATCGGTGGTGTAACACGAACGATTCCGATTACAGGCGTAACGCTGCCGCTTATAAGCTATGGCGGTTCATCGCTATTAATCACGATGGGAAGCATCGGCATTTTACTTAGTATTTCGCGCGAATACAATCGTGTGCATACGACAAAAGAAAAAGTCGTTTCCCGCAAAACCGTTAATAGTAAAAAAGACTACCGGCCAATACGGCCTGTGTAG
- a CDS encoding Asp23/Gls24 family envelope stress response protein, whose translation MTEEQLITQEGNIRISDDVVATIAGLAALETPGIAAMSGGLSEGWAKRLSGKNAQMGVSVEVGQVEAAVDLRVIVMYGMPIQEVCRQLQLNVRESIQNMTGLSVVEVNVKVEGVAFKDEDMEDMLRAK comes from the coding sequence ATGACAGAAGAGCAACTCATTACGCAAGAAGGAAACATCCGTATTTCGGACGATGTTGTCGCGACAATTGCCGGGTTAGCCGCTTTGGAAACACCGGGAATCGCAGCAATGTCTGGGGGGTTATCTGAAGGTTGGGCGAAGCGTCTAAGCGGTAAAAACGCGCAAATGGGCGTGTCCGTGGAAGTCGGTCAAGTGGAAGCGGCTGTCGATTTACGCGTCATTGTCATGTACGGAATGCCGATTCAGGAGGTATGCCGTCAATTGCAACTTAACGTGCGTGAATCGATTCAGAACATGACTGGACTTAGTGTGGTTGAAGTTAATGTGAAGGTCGAGGGCGTTGCGTTCAAGGATGAAGATATGGAAGATATGCTGCGCGCGAAATAA
- a CDS encoding protein kinase, which translates to MYNVDLNVEKNRLYVKLEGMMTMEEAIVYDQAVRSCVDKAKDGYTFCIDMANAQPAPAEVNEYLAPLREYMARKNIIGSAMIVRSEPTRRQLSRLIKELGVAYDVSQSIEEADRYLDSV; encoded by the coding sequence ATGTATAATGTAGATTTAAATGTGGAAAAAAACCGCCTTTACGTCAAGCTGGAAGGCATGATGACGATGGAAGAAGCCATTGTGTACGACCAAGCCGTTCGTAGTTGCGTTGATAAAGCTAAGGACGGTTATACGTTCTGTATTGATATGGCAAATGCACAACCTGCTCCGGCAGAAGTAAATGAGTACTTAGCGCCACTTCGTGAATATATGGCACGTAAAAACATTATCGGATCTGCGATGATCGTCAGATCTGAGCCTACGAGACGGCAATTATCCCGCCTTATTAAAGAACTTGGCGTAGCCTATGATGTGTCTCAAAGCATCGAAGAAGCGGATCGTTATTTGGATTCGGTTTAA